In Trichomycterus rosablanca isolate fTriRos1 chromosome 20, fTriRos1.hap1, whole genome shotgun sequence, one DNA window encodes the following:
- the LOC134334842 gene encoding olfactory receptor 1M1-like: MMNTLINSSLSQNITFVRPEYFYISGFSEIPNSRYYFILFIFIYIFSVCGNSTVLFMIFTEKTLHSPKNLGIFNLALADFGETNALIPNMLKTFLSDSPYISYEACLANMFFVFFFVAGQTLTLTALAYDRFVAICLPLRYHAIVTHSFMTAVITAIWSFNAVVVSTMVGLITRLSFCKTNEVKSFFCDHGPVYKLACNDFSPNYIFANACLVLYFYVPLIAIFLSYLGIISALFRITTWEARLKALKTCASHLIVVGIFFLPTLGTYMAAITTFLHPNARIINTSLSMTISPMLNPIIYVLSTKEFRGVIVKMFTKKSNINPQAQILKS; encoded by the coding sequence ATGATGAACACTTTAATAAACTCCAGCTTATCACAAAATATAACATTTGTGCGCCCGGAGTACTTTTATATCAGTGGATTTTCTGAAATACCAAACAGTAGATATTACTTTattctctttatttttatttacattttttcagTGTGTGGAAACTCGACTGTTCTTTTCATGATTTTCACTGAGAAAACTCTGCACAGTCCTAAAAACTTGGGGATCTTTAATTTAGCTCTGGCAGACTTTGGTGAAACGAATGCACTGATCCCAAACATGTTAAAGACATTTCTTTCTGATTCACCGTACATTTCTTATGAGGCTTGTTTGGCCAAcatgttttttgtatttttctttgtaGCTGGACAAACTTTAACTCTGACTGCTTTGGCATATGATCGTTTTGTTGCCATTTGCTTACCTCTGAGATACCATGCTATTGTTACTCACTCGTTTATGACTGCAGTTATTACAGCTATATGGTCGTTTAATGCTGTGGTTGTAAGTACAATGGTGGGTTTAATCACACGACTTTCATTCTGTAAAACCAATGaggtaaaaagctttttttgtgATCATGGACCAGTTTATAAACTTGCTTGTAATGATTTTAgcccaaactacatttttgcAAATGCATGTTTGGTACTATATTTTTATGTACCTTTGATTGCCATATTCTTATCATATTTAGGAATCATTTCAGCCTTGTTTAGAATAACAACATGGGAGGCTCGACTTAAAGCACTGAAAACTTGTGCCTCTCATCTGATAGTTGTAGGAATATTTTTCCTTCCTACATTAGGCACATATATGGCTGCAATAACTACTTTTCTACATCCCAATGCTAGGATAATCAATACTTCACTATCAATGACCATTTCACCCATGTTAAATCCAATCATTTATGTTTTGAGCACAAAGGAATTTAGAGGTGTTATCGtgaaaatgtttacaaagaAATCCAACATAAATCCTCAAGCACAaattttaaaatcctaa
- the LOC134334843 gene encoding olfactory receptor 1M1-like, with protein sequence MNTSLSQNITFVRPEYFYISGFSDIPNSKYYFILFIFIYIIAVCGNLTVLFMIFTEKTLHSPKNLGIFNLALADFGETNALIPNMLKTFLSDSPYISYEACLANMFFVFFFVCGQTLTLTALAYDRFVAICLPLRYHAIVTHSFMTAVITAIWSFNAVVISTMVGLITRLSFCKTNDIKSFFCDHGPVYRLACNDFSPNSFFTVACMVLYLYIPLIAIFLSYLGIISALIRITTWEARLKSLKTCASHLIVVGIFFLPTLGTYMAAITTFLHPNARIINTSLSMTISPMLNPIIYVLSTKEFKGVIVKMFKKKSNINPQAQIFTSNTVLQPNSVLIGMTQFFKT encoded by the coding sequence ATGAACACCAGTTTATCGCAAAATATAACATTTGTGCGCCCGGAGTACTTTTATATCAGTGGATTTTCTGACATTCCAAACAGCAAATAttactttattctttttatttttatttatattattgcagTGTGTGGAAACTTGACTGTTCTTTTCATGATTTTCACTGAGAAAACTCTGCACAGTCCTAAAAACTTGGGGATCTTTAATTTAGCTCTGGCAGACTTTGGTGAAACGAATGCACTAATACCAAACATGTTAAAGACATTTCTTTCTGATTCACCGTACATTTCTTATGAGGCTTGTTTGGCCAAcatgttttttgtatttttctttgtcTGTGGACAGACTTTAACTCTGACTGCTTTGGCATATGATCGTTTTGTTGCCATTTGCTTACCCCTGAGATACCATGCTATTGTTACTCACTCGTTTATGACTGCAGTTATTACAGCTATATGGTCGTTTAATGCTGTGGTTATAAGTACAATGGTGGGTTTAATCACACGACTTTCGTTCTGTAAAACCAATGacataaaaagctttttttgtgATCATGGACCAGTTTACAGACTTGCTTGTAATGATTTTAGCCCAAACTCCTTTTTTACTGTTGCATGTATGGTGCTATATTTGTACATACCTTTGATTGCCATATTCTTATCATATTTAGGAATCATTTCAGCCTTGATTAGGATAACAACATGGGAGGCTCGACTTAAATCACTGAAAACTTGTGCCTCTCATCTGATAGTAGTAGGAATATTTTTCCTTCCTACATTAGGCACATATATGGCTGCAATAACTACTTTTCTACATCCCAATGCTAGGATAATCAATACTTCACTATCAATGACCATTTCACCCATGTTAAATCCAATCATTTATGTTTTGAGCACAAAGGAATTTAAAGGTGTTATagtgaaaatgtttaaaaagaaatCCAACATAAATCCCCAAGCACAGATTTTTACTTCTAATACAGTTTTACAACCTAATTCAGTTTTAATAGGAATGAcacaattttttaaaacttgA